TGATCTCACTCTTCACGGTCTTCAGAAAGCACAGCATCTTTGACCTAACAAACCAGCCCTTTTACCCCAGATCTGGATAGAAATTCCTCTCCCTCGTTAGGATTGCTACATCACGCTCTACTTGCCTTTTGGCTTTGACATCCCACCTTCCCCTGGAAGTTCCCTGAAGGCAGGGTCTAGCAGAGCTGGAAAGTGCCAACTGGCCAATTCaaacctagaacagtgtctggtgtATTGTAGATGAAGAGTCTGCTTTGAGAAAGAGAACCACCTTCATATCTACCAAGCTTACCAACTGCTTTTCCTTCCATGCATTCATTCTGATCTCTTCACAACCCTGAGAGGTGGGCAAGATTCCcattaaataaagagaaaaccagggcccaaagaaagggaaaataacttGCTCAGAACTCTAAATCCTATTTCTTTCCTATGCTACCATTATGAGATGTCCATGTAGGCTAGGTTAACCCCTTCCTTCCAGGCTAGAAACCTTCCCCAGTCAAAGTCAGGTCTTTCCCCACCAGAAGCCACCTAGGACAGAGGTGGACATACTCGGGACTGTCAGTCAATGACAGATTGGATCCCCTGACCTACCCAATCCCAGATTGGCCACCCCAATTCTTGTTTCCTACTCTCCCCGCTCCCCTCACAAAGAGGCTTTTTCTGCTTCCAGGGGTGTACCAGGCAAGAAGCGTGGCACCATATTGCTGACCGCAGAGGAGCTTAGCAATTGTCGGGTCAGTAAGGGCCACATACTAGACCCAGGaggctctcttctctccccaaacTCCCTGTAGTGGGCTGTCTGATTTTGTGAGCAATTTGAGTGTCAATAGCCCTATTTCATCCATAGGATATTGCCACCATGCAGCTGTGTGCAAACAAGCTGGACAAGAAGGACTTCTTTGGGAAATCAGACCCCTTCCTCGTGTTCTATAGGAGCAATGAGGATGGCACGTGAGTCACTGCCCCCACTGTGACCATGGGCCCATTAGGGCTCTTAGGCTGGGACATCTTAGACTCCACCAGGACCTGAGCCCAGAATCCACTCAAGGCAGCGCCTGATATGTGCTTGAATCTCCAAGAGTATCAGGCCCTGTCTCTGGGCTCAGTCCTACCCCAAAGGCAGGTTCCAATCCTCCTGTCCTCTCCAGGTTCACCATCTGCCACAAGACGGAGGTTGTGAAAAACACGCTGAATCCTGTGTGGCAGCCCTTCAGCATCCCTGTGCGGGTATTGTGCAATGGAGACTATGACAGGTCTGCTTCAGCATAAGCTAAGGAGTAAGGGGACAAGGGCGTGAGAGTGGGGTTCCTGGGCCCAAGAATGAAGGTAGAAGGGTCATAATAGTGTTGGAGGATCCTACTCAGTGAGACAGAGTTTTGGACATGGAGATGGGTGCATGGGGAAGCAGACGGATAGCCACATGGATGAATaggtggacggatggatggatggatgaaagggcaaatgaacaaatgagtgagcAGATACACGGATGGGTGGTCAGACGAATAGATAAACTGGTGAATGAATAGATGGGTATATGGATGGGTGTATAAGAGGACTGGTGGGTGGGTAGAGGGggagatggatgaatggatagcagatgaatggatgagtggaCTGATGGGTGGATTAGTGGAGGGACAGATGATGGGTGGATTAATGGGTGGATGACTAAATGTGTGAGAGGATGAATGGGTATATGAGAGATTGGTGGTTGGTTGGAGAGGCAGAGGGATGACTGAAAAAGCAGGAGGATAAACAGGTGGAATGACAGGTAGATTGATggatagacagatgaatggatggtaGAGGGAATGGATGGATTAGTGGATGAATTAGTTGGTGGATGAGTGTAAAGTAGATGGATAGGCTGACCATATGATCTAACAAATGGGCAGTGTGAAGACAGGTGAGTGGGTAGAAGGATGCATGGGCATATAAGTGGATGGTTATGTAGAAGAATGGATGATCAGATGGACAAATGTCAGATGGCTGGGTGTTTGGTTGGATAGATGAATCCTTCTtgatagaggaaatgctttcagtttttcaccactgagaatgatgtttgccatggttttgtcatatatggcctttattatgttcaggtaggttccctctatgcccactttctggagagtttttatcataaatgggtgttgaattttgtcaaaagcttttctgcatctattgagatgatcatatggtttttcttcttcaatttgttaatatggtgtatcacattgattgatttgcatatattgaagaatgcttgcatccctgggataaatcccacttgctcatggtgtatgatccttttaatgtgttgttggattctgtttgctagtattttgttgaggatttttgcatctatattcttcagtgatattggtctgtaattttctttttttgtagtatctttgtctggttttggtatcagggtgatggtggcctcatagaatgagtttgggagtgttccttcctctgcaattttttggaagagtttgagaaggatgggtgttagctcttctctaaatgtttgatagaattcacctgtgaagccatctggtcctggacttttgtttgttggaagatttttagtcacagttttaatttccttacttgttattggtctgttcatattttctatttcttactggttcagtcttggaaggttatacatttccattccaggttgtccattttattggcatatagttgcttgtagtagtctcctaggatgctttgtatttctgcggggtccattgtaacttctcctttttcatttcttattttattgatttgagtcctctccctctttttcttgatgagtctggctaaaggtttatcaattttgtttatcttctcaaagaaccagcttttagttttattgatctttgctattgtttctatttcatttatttctgctctgatctttatgatttctttccttctactaattttgggttttgtttgttcttctttctctagttcctttaggtgtaaggtcagattgtttatttgagatttttcttgtttcttgaggtaggattgtatggctataaacttccctctgagaactgctttgctgcatcccataggttttgggtcgtcgtgttttcattgtcatttgtctctaggtattttttgatttcctctttgatttcttcagtgatgtcttggttatttagtagcatattgtttagcctccatgtgtttgtgttttttgtttttttccctgtaattgatttctaatctcatagcactgtggtcggtAAAGATGCTTgatgcaatttcaattttcttaaatttaccgaggcttcatttgtgacccaagatgtgatctatcctggaggatgttctgtgtgcacttgagaagaaagtgtaatctgctgttttcggatggaatgtcctataaatatcaattaaatctagctggtctattgtgtcatttacagcttgtgttttcttattaattttctgtctggatgatctgtccattggtgtaagtgaggtgttagagtcccctactatgattgtgttactgtcgatttcctctttttttttttttttaataaatttatttatttatttatttttcgctgtgttgggtcttcatttctgtgcgagggctttctctagttgtggcgagcgggggccactcttcatcgcggtgcgcgggcctctcactgtcgcggcctctcccattgcagagcacaggcttcagacacgcaggctcagtagttgtggctcacgggcccagttgctctgcggcatgtgggatcttcccagaccagggatcgaacccatgtcccctgcattggcaggcagattcttaaccactgtgccaccagggaagccctcgatttcctcttttatagctgttagcatttgccttatgtatcgaggtgttcctgtgttggatgcatatatatttagaattgttatatcttcttcttggattgatcccttgatcattatgtagtgtccttccttgtctcttgtaacattctttattttaaagtctattttatctgatatgagtgttgctactccagctttcttttgatttccatttgcatggaacatctttttccatcccctcacttttagtctgtatgtgtccctaggtctgaagtgcgtcttctgtagacagcatatattcgggtcttgtttttgtatccattcagccagtctgtgtcttttggttggagcgtttaatccattcacgtttaaggtaattatcaatatgtatgttcttattaccattttcttaattgttttgggtttgtttttgtaggtccttttcttctcttgtgtttcccacttagagaagtccctttagcatttgttgtagagctggattggtggtgctgaattctcttagctttcgcttgtctgtaaagcttttgatttctccgtcatatctgaatgagatccttgcggggtagagtaatcttggttgtaggttcttccctttcatcactttaaatatatcatgccactcccttctggcttgtagagtttctgctgagaaatcagctgttaaccgtatgggagttcccttgtatgttatttgtcgtttttcccttgttgcttttcaataatttttcttcttctttaatttttgtcagtttgattactatgtgtcttggcatgtttctccttgggtttatcctgcctgggactctctgtgcttcctggacttgggtggctatttcctttcccatgttagggaagtttttgactataatctcttcaaatattttctcgggtcctttctctctctctcttctccttctgggacctctataatgcgaatgttgttgtgcttaatgttgtcccagaggtctcaggctgtcttcatttcttttcattcttttttctttattctgttccacagcagtgatttccaccgttctgtcttccaggtcacttatccgttcttctgccttagttattctgctattgattccttctagtgtatttttcatttcagttattatattgttcatgtctgtttgtttgttcttcaattcttctaggtctttgttaaacattttcttgcatcttctcgatctttgcctccattctttttccgaggtcctggatcatcttcactatcattattctgaattctttttctgaaaggttgcctatctccacttcatttagttgtttttctggggttttatcttgttccttcatctgggacatagtcctctgccttttaattttgtctgtctttctgtgattgtggtgttcgttctgcaggctgcaggattgtagtccttgtttctgctgtctgccctctggtggatgaggctatctcaaTAGTGCTTACTTTATAGAATGATTGTTAAATTAAATTAGTCTGTGAAAGTGTTGAGAACAATACCTGGAATATAGTAAGACTCAATAAgttgtagggaattccctggcggtccaatggttaggactctgccctttcattgcggagggcctgggttcaatccctggttggggaaataagatcccgcaagctgtgcggtgcagccaaaagaaaaaaaaaaaagtcaatagtaATGTATAATAAtggcagtagtagtagtagtaatagtggTAGTGGCAGTAGATAGTTGGGTATGTGCAtggactgatgaatggataggaCGGATGGGAGGAAGTTTGATAGAAGGACAGATGGGTGGATTGGAAGATGATCTGTGCATAGTTAAGTGGGTGGGGGTGTCTCAGATTTATCATACACACCCAGCCTACGTTTATCTCCTGCATTTCAGAACAGTGAAGATTGACGTGTACGACTGGGACCGGGATGGAAGGTAGCACTGCCCCACATAGTACTGCCCTCTCCTATAATTAACACAAACAGTTCCCTGAAATATGTAGTACATTCACTAGGAACCCCAAAGTAGCCTTGGGAGCCAGAAAGGTTGATGACAGATGCCAAGTCCTTGGGTACAACTGATGCCCTCAGTTGTCTCTCTGGTACActgtctcttcccttctcttccccttagCTTGGTCCCTCTTCTAGCCCAAGCCCCAGTGCCCTGCAGCCCAAGTAGAGGCACAGATAGTGGAAATAAAAGACcggtttcgggcttccctggtggcgcagtggttaagaatccacctgccaatgcaggggacacgggttcgagctctgatccgggaagatcccacattgccgtggagcacctaagcccatgcaccacaactactgagcctgcactctagagcccacaagccacaactactgagcccgcccaccacaactactgaagcccacacgcctagagcttgAGTtccacgagaagccaccgcaatgagaagcccgcacaccacaacaaagagtagccccactcgctgcagctagagaaagcccacaagcagcaacaaagacccaatgcagccaaaaataaataaatttaaaaataataataaattaaaaaaaaataaaactaatgagaTTACCTCCCAGTACTCtaatggtttatttaaaaaaaaaaaaaaaaaagactggtttCAGAGATGGCTCCAAGCCACAAGCAGTTGTTGCTTACCCACCTCTGGTTTCACTGCAGTCACGACTTCATCGGTGAGTTTACCACCAGCTACAGAGAGCTGAGCAAGGCCCAGAACCAGTTCACAGTGTATGAGGTGAGagctccagccctgcccaggTTGCCCAGGCCCTCCATCCTAGTGTGCTCAGTCTGTGGTTCCCGTCCTCTGTTTCTCACCATCACTGTTATCTTCTTCACTTAGGTACTTAACCCTCGGAAGAAAtgtaagaagaagaaatatgTCAATTCGGGAACTGTGAGTACTCCCTAGAGCCCTGTCCCTCCCTGGATCCTTCTGTCTCTATCCCCACTGACATAGCATGACATGACAAATGTTGAGGGTATGGGAAAGCTGTTGGCACGGATTACTTGGATATAGTAATGTTGGATACAAGGTGGCACCATTTAagattttgttgtgttttgtttttaatttttttttctctcacctaaggaaattgttttgaaatttacTCTTTTGCAGATTTTTGGGGAAAACCTAAGTTATATTTCCCAATTTAATATACTTTTGGAAATCCAAATGTTTCTGACAGCTTCCCCTTTTTGCCCTTTCAGAAATTGGAcagggtggggtagggggtgaAATCAAGtgcctctttccctttttctacCCTAACTACACTTTGCAAAGTAGCAGGGCTGCCTCTTCTGTCCCGCAGGTGACGctactttccttttctgtggACTCTGAATTCACTTTTGTCGATTACATCAAGGGAGGGTGAGTCACAGGCCAAGCTTTTGGCTGAAAGCCCAGCAATGAGTTACTCCcagttctgagcctcagttttactATTCATTAATGGTCAGGGTCCAAAGAGATCATGAGgataaactttaaaacacttgGCAGACTACAAAGTGCTTTATAAAGTGCAGAGTGCCGCCCATCTTAGTTCTCTCCATGGGGCTGCCTTTCAACCCTAGCTTCCAGCCCGCCCTGGGAAGATGACAGACCAATGGTTTTCAAAGGTGTCCCCAGTAACCTTACTGGGGCCCAGACAGAAGATATGTCCAGGCAAGAGGGAGAAGCCAAGAGAGAGGGAAACGATAAGCAGGCTGTAGGGGACATCCTGCTTGGTTTAGTGGACGCAGGCAGACCTCGGAAAGTTACTTGTCTTCTCTAAACCTCACTTTTCTCCAGTGTAGAATGGAGCTGTTAAGTACTACTTCAGGACGATAGTAAGGGTTAAATTAAATTACATCGTGCATATTATGTCATGCAGCAGGCATTTAATTCTGCCACCCAAAGTGTGTTCAGTGGGCCAGCAGCACCTGCCTCACttgggagtttgttagaaatgcagaatctcaggctccacccagACCATCCagatcagaatttgcattttaacacgATTCCCAGGTGGCTCATGTGCATACTAGTGTTTGAGAAATCCCGGTATAGTAAGTTGTTAGTCCCTCACTTCTCAATCCATCTATTTCCCCAACAGGACGCAGCTGAACTTCACAGTAGCCATTGACTTCACAGCTTCCAATGGTGAGGCATGGATGGGGGAATGGGGTGCGGAGGAATTCTAAGGAAGTCACTAGGGATTGTCCTGGATTCCAACCTGGGAATAAGAGTTAAGCTACCCAGGAAGCCCAGGCTTGAGGCAAGGCCCAGTCAGGCTCATACTGGGGCAGGAGTGTCGTGAGGAGATTACTGGGTGTAATGGTGGGAGAGGGTACAGAAAAATAAGTGGGTAAATGGATCAAAGAAAGTTGAAAGGATAGATAGCTCTACATAGCTTGAGAAGCAggtgagtaaatgaatggatgggaGGGAACAGGAGTGTAATGAGAGATGAATAGGTAAATGGGTGGATGGCTGGGTGGCTAGATAGATTTATAAACAGAGGGGGCAAATGGGTAGTGAGTGAGTACAGTGGGTTAGACAGGTGGACGCATGAACTGGTATGTGGGTGGACAAACGCTCAGATGTTTAAATTGGGGAAATGGATGAGTGGACAGGTGAATGGATCCATATGAGGATAGACAGGCAGGTGAATGAATGGGATGCATAGGGATGGAtagggatggatagatggatgaaagAATATGGCTGTATTGATggatgggaaagaaagagaaatagcaggtgaacaagtgaatggatggatagatggatggatggttagGTGGGTGGATAGTTGGATAAGAGAATGGAGAAGCGGACGGATGGAGATGAATAGGTAGACTGAAAGATGGATTTATGGCCagtggatgggtgaatggatggatgagtaggTGGATGAACTGATGGATAGATATAGGGGTTGggggatggatagatggacaaATGAACATTTGGATGACTGGGTAAAATAATGAGGGAGTACATGGGTAAAGAGTGGGTgaatggataggtggatggatgcaTACAGTGATAGGCAGGTGAACTGACAGATCATCAAGATGACCATGAGGTGGGGCTCCTGTTTCCCTACAGGGAATCCCCTGCAGCCCACCTCCCTGCACTACATGAGTCCTTATCAGCTCAGCGCCTATGCCATGGCCCTCAAGGCCGTGGGAGAAATCATCCAGGACTATGACAGTGACAAGCTGTTCCCAGCTTACGGCTTTGGGGCCAAGCTGCCTCCCGAGGGACGGATCTCCCACCAGTTCCCCCTGGTATGGTATGGCCAGAACCTAGACTCCATGCCCTGGCATCTGGCCCACCCAAGTTGACAAGATTCTTCTGCTTATGTTTCTTCTAAGGGTCAAGGACCTGCCAAGGAGCAGGAGGAGCTAGGAgaaggtggcagagcagggaggggagcagggttGGAGTTTGGAGGGGACTATGAAAGACAGCgatggaaaaaggaaagagtgAGCTGGGGTCAGCCCAGCAGGGCATCTTCCCTGACAGAACAACAATGATGAGGACCCCGCCTGTGCGGGCATCGAGGGCGTGTTGGAGAGCTACTTCCAGAGCCTGCGCACAGTGCAGCTCTACGGGCCCACCTACTTCGCCCCTGTCATCAACCAGGTGGCCAGGTAAGGGAACTGGGTCGGGCTGGGGGAAATTAAGGGGACCGAGACAGTGACCTGACTTCCCAAGGATAGTTAGGACCACTCTTGGGTGAATTTGGGCTCTGGGGAGAAGGTGAAAGTTTCAGTGCTGGCCAGGCTCTGTTATAAAGAGGTTACATAATGCCTTATTCTGAGGTAGAAAGGGTGTCAACAAACTACCCCAACCCCATTCCCTGGGAACAACAACCCAGGCCTCAAgtttggggaagagagaagggccTACAGAACAGTGGATAAGGCACAAGTTTTGGCATCAGACCTGGGAGAGATCCCAGGTCTACCACTCACTAACCATGTGACCTGAAGCAACTTAGCTTCTCTAAGCCTCCATTTCATCCCTGTAAATAGGTGTAAAAATGGATAACCGTAGTACCTTCTTTATAGGGTTATTGGGAATTTAAAATTGGATAACAATATAAGAATgattaggacttccctggggcccagtggttaagaatccgcctgccaatgcaggggacacgggttcaagccctggtccaggaagatcccacatgccgcggagcaactaagcccgtgcgccacaactactgagcctgagctctagagcccgtgagccacaactactgagcccacatgccacaactactgaagcccgcacacctagagcccgtgctctgcaacaagagaagccaccgcaacgagaagcccatgcactgcaacgaagagtagtccccgctcgccacaactagagaaagcccacgcacagcaaggaagacccaacacagccaaaaataaatataaataaaataaataaatataaaaaaaagaaattacacaaactctttaaaaaaaaaagaatgattagcACGGTGTGTggcccatagtaagtgctcatgGTAGATTAAAATGAGCTCAAGTTGCAGATTAAACTATAGAAGAGTAacttctaaaaacaaaagagTAACTCCAAATTTTCAGAACAAAAACATACAATGCAAAGAAAATCCAGCTCACGTAagaaatgattttcttaaatGCAGATAAAATGACAACTAAAACCAAACATATGTCAGTGAACCTAAAGTTTCTCTGattgcataaaaaataataagaaaaccgTAGTATGCTAAATAGAAGAGGCCCATCGAAAACAATGTACCTCAGAAaacttgaaagtaaaaagatgaaacaaaaaaagagaataaaagtggAAGGATTTCAGGGAGATTTATATGTCCAGAGACTTGCCTTTTCTCTAATAAAGATTAGTTATTTTCTAATTCATAGTGAGATAATAGTTtctttaattacaaaagtaacaTAACATTGCTGTAGAAAATTTCAAggatggagaaattaaataagaaatcacCCAGAATATGGCCCATGGGAATGTGGATGTATATATAGTTATTGACAGTCTTTTCCTTATGCAACCATAATGGCAGTCAAATTATATGTAACATTTCACTActgattttttcacttaataatggaACCTGAgcacatttttttgttgttattaaacagatttcttaaatattatcttGGGCaagttcactcattcattcattcagtgaacattCCATAAAGGAGAATGTAGCATGAATGTGGGCTGTGGGGCTAGACTAGCTAAGTTACACccactctaccacttactagctgtgtcacTTTGGGCAAGActgttaacctctctgtgcctgtttcctcagctgtacaTGGGGATAATAGTATCACAGAGCTGTCGTGAGGACTAACTAAATTAATATTTGTCAAgcactgagaacagtgcctgccacactgTTAGTGCTATAGGTGTTGGCTATTactggtactattattatcattattactattctAAGGGCATCTGTGTGTGCTCAGTTCTCTGCTGGGGCACTAGAGACTCACAGATGAATCAGATCTAGGCTCAGCCCTTGAGATCTCCTGCCTTGGTGCAGGagacagaaatataaacaaatcattACCTTCTGTAGGCCAGAGCTTCCCAGACTTTTCCAGCAAGTTGCCTGTTGGCAAAGGCAAACAACCGCTTCCCCTAGGGGAAACTGGGGGCACAGCTGAAAGCAGCCAAGctgaaaatgtctttgaaatccccatattttatcttaaaaattcatGCAAATTTACATTCTTCTGATATTGTGTCCATGTTTGCTATAATTTAGGGGGGGGAGGTGTTTTAAGTGTACTTAGAGTCATCTAGCTTTATCCACCAAATCATATAGTATAATGAGTGCTTCAggtatcctgtgaccttgggtTCCCCTTGGTACACATGCTGGTACCCTCAGGGGTGTGAGAACCCATTTGGATGGGCAGACAGCCTGTCTTGGTGGGTGGCACCCtagaaggcagagggagaaggagagtcTGAGAGACCCAAGGCAGCCTAGTCGTGGAGGGGACTGACTGCTTGgctgggtgcagagggcaaacTGGACTTTATCAGAGGAAGATGCACAGAGCAGGCCTGGCAGCAGGAACCCCATGTGAAAAGCCCAGAGGCATGAAGGGCCAGCTCGGTGAACAGTGAACAGTATACTCTGACCAGAATGTGCAGTGTGTACGGAGGAGTATCCAAAGAGCAGGCTGGAATGAAGACTGGAGGAATCAAGAGCTCAGGCTTTAGGTTCCGTTGGTCAAGCGTGGGCTTGGATCCCAGCTGCACCACCCCTTGGGGATGCtacttaatgtctctgaacttcacttttctcattttaaaaattggaataaaaaatGTGCCTACCTCATAGAATGGTGGTGAGGATTAAAGTAGATCACATATGTCAAGAGTGCGGCTGTGATTTTGATGATCACAGACGACTCTTTGTTGTTTCCTACCCCACAGCCAAGTGGGGCACAGACTGGCCTTCCCCAGCCAGTCACCCAGCTCCAGGTCTAAATGGCCTTGGGAATGCCAGGCATCGGCAGGGAGCCAAAGATGTACCTCCCGTGCCCCCAAGCCCTTCCATGCCCCCCAATGCCCTGGCTCACAAATCCCTTCATGAGGGGGCCATTGCCCActgctccagcctcatctctaTTCTGTGGTCCTACGTGCACCGCCTAGAACACACTCTCTTGGtttgcacatgctattccttCTCTCTGGAACACTTTCCCTttaccctcccctcctccccccaccccacctccacctccacctccacctggcTAACTCCTACTCATTTTCAGGTCTTAGGTTAGATGTCATGTCCTCAAAGCCCTAACCTCACTGCATCTTAGTGGTGAAAGCATCCATCTCCCCCCAGGACAATGTCCAATTCTCTGCTGCATGCTCAGCACCAAACttggtgcctgacacatagcaggtgTGCAATGATTATTTGCAGAACGAGTGAGTGACAGGAAACAGTACCAGCCCAAGCCTATGAGGAGGCTGCAGCCAGAATTCAGGAACGGATCATGGCCCACTCCCACCCTGGGCCCTGGGCAAAATGAACTGAAGCTGTTTGAATTCTCCACTC
This is a stretch of genomic DNA from Balaenoptera musculus isolate JJ_BM4_2016_0621 chromosome 11, mBalMus1.pri.v3, whole genome shotgun sequence. It encodes these proteins:
- the CPNE9 gene encoding copine-9 isoform X1; its protein translation is MSLSGASERSVPATKIEITVSCRNLLDLDTFSKSDPMVVLHTQSRASQEWREFGRTEVIDNTLNPDFVRKFVLDYFFEEKQNLRFDVYNVDSRTNISKPKDFLGQAFLALGEVIGGQGSRVERPLTGVPGKKRGTILLTAEELSNCRDIATMQLCANKLDKKDFFGKSDPFLVFYRSNEDGTFTICHKTEVVKNTLNPVWQPFSIPVRVLCNGDYDRTVKIDVYDWDRDGSHDFIGEFTTSYRELSKAQNQFTVYEVLNPRKKCKKKKYVNSGTVTLLSFSVDSEFTFVDYIKGGTQLNFTVAIDFTASNGNPLQPTSLHYMSPYQLSAYAMALKAVGEIIQDYDSDKLFPAYGFGAKLPPEGRISHQFPLNNNDEDPACAGIEGVLESYFQSLRTVQLYGPTYFAPVINQVARAAAKISDGSQYYVLLIITDGVISDMTQTKEAIVSASSLPMSIIIVGVGPAMFEAMEELDGDDVRVSSRGRYAERDIVQFVPFRDYVDRSGNHVLSMARLAKDVLAEIPEQLLSYMRTRDIQPRPPPPANPSPTPAPEHP
- the CPNE9 gene encoding copine-9 isoform X2, whose translation is MQLCANKLDKKDFFGKSDPFLVFYRSNEDGTFTICHKTEVVKNTLNPVWQPFSIPVRVLCNGDYDRTVKIDVYDWDRDGSHDFIGEFTTSYRELSKAQNQFTVYEVLNPRKKCKKKKYVNSGTVTLLSFSVDSEFTFVDYIKGGTQLNFTVAIDFTASNGNPLQPTSLHYMSPYQLSAYAMALKAVGEIIQDYDSDKLFPAYGFGAKLPPEGRISHQFPLNNNDEDPACAGIEGVLESYFQSLRTVQLYGPTYFAPVINQVARAAAKISDGSQYYVLLIITDGVISDMTQTKEAIVSASSLPMSIIIVGVGPAMFEAMEELDGDDVRVSSRGRYAERDIVQFVPFRDYVDRSGNHVLSMARLAKDVLAEIPEQLLSYMRTRDIQPRPPPPANPSPTPAPEHP